From a region of the Zingiber officinale cultivar Zhangliang chromosome 10B, Zo_v1.1, whole genome shotgun sequence genome:
- the LOC122029790 gene encoding subtilisin-like protease SBT2.2 isoform X2: MEGFLSLYLLILSFHGFLLWGFGQEDAAVYIVIMKQHPVTRHFGEMEFGGSGISHVDSGSFNTLNRQRNFSSTDRNYNSYLLRLQNSLLRRTLRGEKYIKLYSYRYLINGFSVLITSQQADKLLKRREVANVLLDFSVRTATTHTPEFLGLPQGAWIPEGGPEVAGEGIVIGFIDTGIDPTHPSFSDKLSINQFPVPHHFSAIIRGAFNATADHASPLDSDGHGTHTASIAAGNYGIPVVVSGHHFGNASGMAPHAHIAVYKALYRSFGGFAADVVAAIDQAAQDGVDIISLSITPNRRPPGLATFFNPIDMSLLAAVKAGIFVVQAAGNTGPAPKSMSSFSPWIFTVGASSHDRIYNNYLVLGNNLTISGVGLAPGTDGNLMYPLITATHALKNETTIENELYLHECQDSSLLKKKLIKGKILVCGYSIRYVLGLSSIKQALQTAKDTSAVGIVFYMDPFVIGFQLNPTPMPIPGLIIPSPDDSKLFLQYYNNSLHRGKNAKTIVKFGGVARILGGLKANYSISAPKVMYYSSRGPDPEDNSFLDADILKPNLIAPGNSIWGAWSSLGTESAEFQGEKFAMMSGTSMAAPHVAGLAALIKQKFPNFNPSAIASALSTTTTRIDKQGAMIMAQRAYSNPDSTMSPATPFDMGSGFVNATAALDPGLIFESDYGDFLSFLCGINGSAPVVLNYTGQSCLFSTKTGSDLNLPTITVAFLNQSRTIMRRVTNTANDEYYSISWSAPHGVSVSVSPTRFFIGRGQQQNLTVVLNPTMNSSYASFGGIGIYGSQGHKVFIPLSVIMKTMNKAASDRND, from the exons atggAAGGATTTCTGTCGTTGTACCTCTTGATTCTTTCCTTCCATGGATTTTTGCTTTGGGGCTTTGGCCAAGAGGATGCTGCTGTCTACATTGTGATCATGAAGCAGCACCCTGTGACTCGTCACTTTGGTGAAATGGAGTTTGGAGGCAGTGGGATTAGTCATGTGGATTCTGGGAGTTTCAATACCCTCAATAGGCAAAG GAACTTTTCGAGCACAGATAGGAATTATAATTCATATCTGCTTCGGCTTCAGAATTCTTTGTTGAGGAGGACATTGAGAGGAGAAAAATATATCAAGCTCTATAGCTATCGTTACTTAATCAATGGTTTTTCTGTTCTTATCACTTCTCAACAG GCTGACAAACTTTTGAAGAGGCGTGAAGTAGCAAATGTGTTACTGGATTTTTCAGTTAGGACTGCAACCACACACACTCCTGAATTTCTAGGTCTGCCTCAAGGAGCATGGATTCCAGAGGGAGGTCCTGAAGTTGCTGGGGAAGGAATTGTCATTGGTTTCATTGACACAGGAATTGATCCAACTCACCCTAGCTTCTCAGACAAGCTTTCTATTAATCAATTTCCAGTACCACATCATTTTTCTG CAATAATAAGAGGGGCTTTCAATGCGACCGCGGACCATGCTTCGCCATTAGATAGCGATGGACATGGGAC GCACACAGCATCCATCGCCGCCGGTAATTATGGAATCCCTGTTGTCGTGTCTGGCCATCATTTTGGGAATGCAAGTGGCATGGCCCCTCATGCACA TATCGCAGTGTATAAAGCTTTGTATAGAAGTTTTGGAGGTTTTGCAGCTGATGTTGTTGCTGCTATAGATCAG GCAGCTCAGGATGGTGTTGACATCATCAGTTTATCCATCACTCCCAATAGGCGACCTCCCGGTTTAGCAACATTCTtcaatccaatagatatgtcttTGTTGGCTGCTGTAAAAGCTGGAATTTTTGTTGTTCAAGCAGCCGGCAATACAGGACCAGCCCCCAAGAGCATGTCGTCTTTTAGTCCTTGGATATTTACTGTAGGCGCATCCTCTCATGATAGAATCTACAATAACTATCTTGTACTTGGCAACAACTTGACAATTTCTGGAGTAGGACTTGCAC CTGGAACAGACGGTAACTTGATGTATCCTCTTATTACTGCCACTCATGCCTTGAAAAATGAAACAACAATTGAAAATGAACTGTACTTGCACGAATGCCAGGATTCAAGTCTATTAAAGAAAAAATTGATTAAAGGAAAAATACTGGTCTGTGGTTATTCCATCAGATATGTGCTGGGATTATCATCCATCAAACAAGCATTGCAGACAGCAAAGGATACAAGTGCAGTTGGAATTGTATTTTACATGGATCCATTTGTTATTGGCTTCCAACTCAACCCGACTCCCATGCCTATACCTGGTTTGATAATACCATCACCAGATGACTCGAAG CTATTTCTGCAATACTACAACAACTCCTTGCATAGAGGCAAAAATGCAAAAACCATAGTCAAGTTTGGTGGTGTTGCAAGAATACTAGGAGGCCTTAAAGCTAACTACAGTATCTCTGCACCGAAAGTAATGTATTATTCTTCTAGAGGTCCAGATCCTGAGGACAATTCATTCCTTGATGCCGACATTTTGAAACCCAATTTAATTGCTCCTGGCAATTCCATATGGGGTGCTTGGAGTTCACTGGGCACAGAATCTGCTGAATTCCAAG GTGAGAAATTTGCAATGATGTCCGGGACGAGTATGGCAGCCCCACATGTCGCTGGGCTTGCTGCTCTGATCAAGCAGAAGTTTCCAAACTTTAATCCTTCAGCCATTGCTTCTGCTCTCTCTACTACCACCACACGCATAGACAAGCAAGGTGCGATGATCATGGCGCAACGTGCATACAGCAATCCAGATTCCACCATGTCACCTGCAACACCATTCGACATGGGCAGTGGCTTTGTTAATGCTACTGCTGCTTTAGACCCTGGACTAATTTTTGAATCAG ATTATGGTGACTTTCTTTCCTTTCTGTGTGGGATCAATGGGTCTGCTCCAGTGGTTCTGAACTACACTGGCCAAAGCTGCTTGTTTTCAACCAAGACGGGCTCCGACCTAAACTTGCCTACCATTACAGTAGCATTTCTCAATCAATCTAGAACTATCATGAGAAGGGTTACCAACACTGCAAACGATGAGTACTACAGCATCAGTTGGAGTGCGCCCCACGGAGTCTCTGTTTCAGTATCGCCTACCCGATTTTTCATCGGAAGAGGCCAGCAACAAAACCTAACTGTTGTCCTGAATCCAACCATGAATAGCAGTTATGCCAGCTTCGGGGGGATTGGGATTTATGGAAGCCAAGGCCATAAGGTGTTCATTCCCTTGTCTGTCATCATGAAGACCATGAACAAGGCCGCATCAGATAGGAACGACTGA
- the LOC122029790 gene encoding subtilisin-like protease SBT2.2 isoform X1, giving the protein MEGFLSLYLLILSFHGFLLWGFGQEDAAVYIVIMKQHPVTRHFGEMEFGGSGISHVDSGSFNTLNRQRNFSSTDRNYNSYLLRLQNSLLRRTLRGEKYIKLYSYRYLINGFSVLITSQQADKLLKRREVANVLLDFSVRTATTHTPEFLGLPQGAWIPEGGPEVAGEGIVIGFIDTGIDPTHPSFSDKLSINQFPVPHHFSGICEVMRDFPAGSCNRKLIGARHFAASAIIRGAFNATADHASPLDSDGHGTHTASIAAGNYGIPVVVSGHHFGNASGMAPHAHIAVYKALYRSFGGFAADVVAAIDQAAQDGVDIISLSITPNRRPPGLATFFNPIDMSLLAAVKAGIFVVQAAGNTGPAPKSMSSFSPWIFTVGASSHDRIYNNYLVLGNNLTISGVGLAPGTDGNLMYPLITATHALKNETTIENELYLHECQDSSLLKKKLIKGKILVCGYSIRYVLGLSSIKQALQTAKDTSAVGIVFYMDPFVIGFQLNPTPMPIPGLIIPSPDDSKLFLQYYNNSLHRGKNAKTIVKFGGVARILGGLKANYSISAPKVMYYSSRGPDPEDNSFLDADILKPNLIAPGNSIWGAWSSLGTESAEFQGEKFAMMSGTSMAAPHVAGLAALIKQKFPNFNPSAIASALSTTTTRIDKQGAMIMAQRAYSNPDSTMSPATPFDMGSGFVNATAALDPGLIFESDYGDFLSFLCGINGSAPVVLNYTGQSCLFSTKTGSDLNLPTITVAFLNQSRTIMRRVTNTANDEYYSISWSAPHGVSVSVSPTRFFIGRGQQQNLTVVLNPTMNSSYASFGGIGIYGSQGHKVFIPLSVIMKTMNKAASDRND; this is encoded by the exons atggAAGGATTTCTGTCGTTGTACCTCTTGATTCTTTCCTTCCATGGATTTTTGCTTTGGGGCTTTGGCCAAGAGGATGCTGCTGTCTACATTGTGATCATGAAGCAGCACCCTGTGACTCGTCACTTTGGTGAAATGGAGTTTGGAGGCAGTGGGATTAGTCATGTGGATTCTGGGAGTTTCAATACCCTCAATAGGCAAAG GAACTTTTCGAGCACAGATAGGAATTATAATTCATATCTGCTTCGGCTTCAGAATTCTTTGTTGAGGAGGACATTGAGAGGAGAAAAATATATCAAGCTCTATAGCTATCGTTACTTAATCAATGGTTTTTCTGTTCTTATCACTTCTCAACAG GCTGACAAACTTTTGAAGAGGCGTGAAGTAGCAAATGTGTTACTGGATTTTTCAGTTAGGACTGCAACCACACACACTCCTGAATTTCTAGGTCTGCCTCAAGGAGCATGGATTCCAGAGGGAGGTCCTGAAGTTGCTGGGGAAGGAATTGTCATTGGTTTCATTGACACAGGAATTGATCCAACTCACCCTAGCTTCTCAGACAAGCTTTCTATTAATCAATTTCCAGTACCACATCATTTTTCTGGTATTTGTGAAGTGATGAGAGACTTTCCGGCTGGATCTTGTAACAGAAAACTAATTGGAGCTCGTCATTTTGCTGCTTCAGCAATAATAAGAGGGGCTTTCAATGCGACCGCGGACCATGCTTCGCCATTAGATAGCGATGGACATGGGAC GCACACAGCATCCATCGCCGCCGGTAATTATGGAATCCCTGTTGTCGTGTCTGGCCATCATTTTGGGAATGCAAGTGGCATGGCCCCTCATGCACA TATCGCAGTGTATAAAGCTTTGTATAGAAGTTTTGGAGGTTTTGCAGCTGATGTTGTTGCTGCTATAGATCAG GCAGCTCAGGATGGTGTTGACATCATCAGTTTATCCATCACTCCCAATAGGCGACCTCCCGGTTTAGCAACATTCTtcaatccaatagatatgtcttTGTTGGCTGCTGTAAAAGCTGGAATTTTTGTTGTTCAAGCAGCCGGCAATACAGGACCAGCCCCCAAGAGCATGTCGTCTTTTAGTCCTTGGATATTTACTGTAGGCGCATCCTCTCATGATAGAATCTACAATAACTATCTTGTACTTGGCAACAACTTGACAATTTCTGGAGTAGGACTTGCAC CTGGAACAGACGGTAACTTGATGTATCCTCTTATTACTGCCACTCATGCCTTGAAAAATGAAACAACAATTGAAAATGAACTGTACTTGCACGAATGCCAGGATTCAAGTCTATTAAAGAAAAAATTGATTAAAGGAAAAATACTGGTCTGTGGTTATTCCATCAGATATGTGCTGGGATTATCATCCATCAAACAAGCATTGCAGACAGCAAAGGATACAAGTGCAGTTGGAATTGTATTTTACATGGATCCATTTGTTATTGGCTTCCAACTCAACCCGACTCCCATGCCTATACCTGGTTTGATAATACCATCACCAGATGACTCGAAG CTATTTCTGCAATACTACAACAACTCCTTGCATAGAGGCAAAAATGCAAAAACCATAGTCAAGTTTGGTGGTGTTGCAAGAATACTAGGAGGCCTTAAAGCTAACTACAGTATCTCTGCACCGAAAGTAATGTATTATTCTTCTAGAGGTCCAGATCCTGAGGACAATTCATTCCTTGATGCCGACATTTTGAAACCCAATTTAATTGCTCCTGGCAATTCCATATGGGGTGCTTGGAGTTCACTGGGCACAGAATCTGCTGAATTCCAAG GTGAGAAATTTGCAATGATGTCCGGGACGAGTATGGCAGCCCCACATGTCGCTGGGCTTGCTGCTCTGATCAAGCAGAAGTTTCCAAACTTTAATCCTTCAGCCATTGCTTCTGCTCTCTCTACTACCACCACACGCATAGACAAGCAAGGTGCGATGATCATGGCGCAACGTGCATACAGCAATCCAGATTCCACCATGTCACCTGCAACACCATTCGACATGGGCAGTGGCTTTGTTAATGCTACTGCTGCTTTAGACCCTGGACTAATTTTTGAATCAG ATTATGGTGACTTTCTTTCCTTTCTGTGTGGGATCAATGGGTCTGCTCCAGTGGTTCTGAACTACACTGGCCAAAGCTGCTTGTTTTCAACCAAGACGGGCTCCGACCTAAACTTGCCTACCATTACAGTAGCATTTCTCAATCAATCTAGAACTATCATGAGAAGGGTTACCAACACTGCAAACGATGAGTACTACAGCATCAGTTGGAGTGCGCCCCACGGAGTCTCTGTTTCAGTATCGCCTACCCGATTTTTCATCGGAAGAGGCCAGCAACAAAACCTAACTGTTGTCCTGAATCCAACCATGAATAGCAGTTATGCCAGCTTCGGGGGGATTGGGATTTATGGAAGCCAAGGCCATAAGGTGTTCATTCCCTTGTCTGTCATCATGAAGACCATGAACAAGGCCGCATCAGATAGGAACGACTGA